A window of the Microplitis mediator isolate UGA2020A chromosome 5, iyMicMedi2.1, whole genome shotgun sequence genome harbors these coding sequences:
- the LOC130668512 gene encoding signal-induced proliferation-associated 1-like protein 1 isoform X1, producing MKSTDTPDLNIKSTCAQVMCRLGSFRNLRTSNRQTKMLLKPRRRKIYQETETSAILARKRESGLPLAFPCLSRQRHSTLFHNNDEMIAQLAVMGGGSGGNGGGSRVSRGGLTLHRSNSSLELPHSPERSGRVTDAQPLRREYGSHGSIDVVAGQCNPASGNTTGENIFAMLQDFRSGRSSADRLYPHPHHHHHHHHQHAAGLDSSILNAGGASTDEVCGPTSASSPKVRLKINRLWGGKESPPTGVSTPATVVSSDLEERHRRRAFVHYDTQSLTANLGYAAKLRGILLARRRNTATGASAASTIRAPTPDNDSPEGNEVADDPGDGKSNDLLESCPFFRNEIGGEGEREVALARSPSPTVGAHRPSLSYGVSVLEPMPGETLWKHTCPLRKRLLPIESIDEGARYYRKYFFGKEHQNWFGMDEQLGPVAISIRRDGNHYRIIVRTSELLTLRGSIPEEALGLRTNQGSRIPTREILELVAPEVQLGCLRLGTPAAEETLARLDEQGLSNRYKVGVLYCRAGQRTEEEMYNNQHAGPAFLEFLDTVGQRVKLRGFEGYKAGLDTRTDSTGTHAVAATHRGSQLTFHVVTMLPFTPNNRQQLLRKRHIGNDIVTIVFQEPGALPFSPRRIRSQFQHVFIIVRAINPCTDNTQYSVAVSRSKEVSIFGPPVPPGATFNKGKSFADFILAKVINAENAAHRSEKFSTMATRTRQEYLKDLAVNYSTTTIIDTGQKFSMLSFSSKKKVPVRPRLACDASQRGAICWQVILEESNQNTDCYLGISVDTIVLIEEHSRQTVFVSPCINVLGWHAQTNSLRLYYHQGECISIHVRPDYSERDEIMEIVARLRAVTQGSPASELSLKRNSLGQLGFHVQPDGVVTQVEPMGLSWQAGLRQGSRLVEICKVAVSTLSHDQMVDLLKTSAQVTVTVIPPTNDGQPRRGCSLQSCQYLSTNYESDYENVNSENVPSQQMAQQVHQTKNYERSTSPPRSSNSSGYGTGSSSRSFNDPRFIQETTSLSVNNVNTNASGSAGASGSGGTAATASTSGNTSSSHNTDERWYDLFEAPEQDASHRIDGTPPPPLPARQKERNELHGKSTTDQLKHHHDYYSKESNYVSPRVIQESNYQRLDEANRSNTNNSSSNSNNNNNSSSSNNNNNNNNNNNNNNNNNSQEDPAANYARIQKDHGYWYGSNHGHQKQSPSSSLPLNHQNSGYSSKPVAPSNGIRYNEQVNGNELGTVYDNEPSRVLRKPKNDFETRASEWDRGGSGVATAGIIKNENYQESRPVDNLSNESNSKYRDRQVSSYDFVPHDYDRKKNNHNDNIINNTSDVSRIKTLGLNYDVNLSQRDDSINNSSTSTSTIREPTHEFIIGEKVTCIKSNLPERVLSRKLAHEYMRKDYTSSSLPPEVRIFDGNNSTSSSSTTTTIITASDIPTMPSEDELPLNACENSSPALRRTGKHRPGSGTSSGASSATSVAGVSNSSPRNQSPRPKSIVRNQIRNSANLTSSTLQEDLMKLINPDFIADDNTGSASSNNSNIIISDDNYIVNGNNSENKISNLVDKNNDIIKIVSSNNNVIINNNNNEVEIQNKCRSRENLCGSSTTTLSVLTSSTRQDNNCNTNVNAGSEVILTKARPATVISNTSTNTSPALSESKMTKEERLSPRVTKTHVPLKSTNNSTSAGRDCKNNAGDGDDNDLWAANNNYDVSKRFAKQNNLDRSEEKIYESTGNITNTGSNNSVIDLQGHLSNLELRVARETRRRLSLEDEVRRLRDENRRLQDENHAAAQQLRRFTEWFFQTIDHQ from the exons ATGAAATCAACGGACACGCCAGATCTCAATATAAAGTCCACATGTGCGCAAGTTATGTGTCGTCTTGGGAGCTTCAGGAATTTACGGACCAGCAACAGGCAAACGAAAATGTTATTGAAGCCGCGTAGGAG gaAGATTTATCAAGAAACTGAAACTTCAGCTATATTGGCGAGGAAACGAGAGAGCGGGCTACCGCTCGCATTTCCGTGTCTGTCGCGCCAGCGACATTCAACTTTATTTCATAAT AATGACGAGATGATTGCTCAGCTGGCGGTGATGGGCGGCGGAAGTGGCGGGAACGGCGGTGGGAGCCGTGTCAGTCGTGGCGGGCTTACTTTGCACAGATCAAATTCCAGTTTAGAATTGCCCCACAGTCCAGAACGCTCTGGACGTGTGACTGATGCTCAGCCACTTCGACGGGAGTATGGATCCCACG GCAGCATCGACGTGGTTGCCGGACAGTGTAATCCAGCAAGCGGTAATACAACAGGCGAGAACATCTTTGCGATGCTTCAAGACTTTAGAAGTGGACGTTCTTCGGCGGATCGTCTTTACCCGCatcctcatcatcatcaccaccatcatcatcaacaCGCTGCTGGTCTCGACTCAAGTATTTTGAATGCGGGCGGTGCGTCAACTGATGAAGTTTGTGGGCCAACATCTGCATCAAGTCCTAAAGttcgattaaaaataaatcgtcTTTGGGGTGGCAAAGAAAGCCCACCCACTGGTGTTTCAACTCCTGCTACAGTTGTGTCGAGTGATCTTGAAGAACGTCATCGACGTAGAGCATTTGTTCATTACGACACGCAGTCATTGACCGCTAATCTCGGTTACGCGGCTAAATTACGCGGGATACTACTGGCTAGACGTAGAAATACGGCCACTGGAGCGTCTGCTGCTAGTACTATAAGAGCACCCACGCCTGACAATGATTCACCCGAGGGCAATGAGGTGGCTGATGATCCCGGCGACGgtaaaagtaatgatttaCTTGAGTCATGTCCGTTTTTTCGTAATGAAATTGGCGGTGAAGGAGAACGTGAAGTGGCACTGGCAAGATCACCTAGTCCTACTGTCGGTGCTCATCGGCCTTCGTTGTCTTATGGAGTATCTGTACTTGAACCAATGCCCGGTGAAACACTTTGGAAGCACACTTGTCCTCTACGTAAAAGACTCTTGCCGATTGAAAGTATCGACGAAGGCGCACGTTACTacaggaaatattttttcg gcAAAGAGCATCAAAATTGGTTCGGTATGGACGAGCAACTTGGCCCAGTGGCAATAAGTATTCGCAGAGATGGCAATCATTACCGTATAATTGTACGTACATCCGAATTACTCACTCTCCGAGGGTCAATACCCGAAGAAGCCCTAGGATTACGTACAAATCAAGGATCTCGAATACCAACGCGAGAAATATTAGAACTCGTCGCGCCGGAAGTACAACTGGGATGTCTACGATTAGGAACGCCCGCAGCTGAAGAAACTCTTGCTAGACTAGATGAGCAGGGACTCTCAAACCGTTACAAAGTTGGAGTTCTTTATTGTCGCGCTGGTCAACGGACTGAAGAAGAAATGTACAATAATCAGCATGCCGGGCCAgcatttcttgaatttttagaTACAGTCGGTCAACGAGTTAAGTTACGAGGTTTTGAAGGTTACAAAGCTGGTCTTGATACTAGGACAGATTCAACGGGTACTCATGCTGTTGCCGCAACTCACAGAGGATCTCAATTAACATTTCATGTAGTAACAATGCTACCATTTACGCCAAATAATCGACAACAATTACTCAGGAAACGTCATATCGGTAATGATATCGTAACTATTGTATTTCAAGAGCCAGGCGCATTACCATTTAGTCCACGAAGAATAAGATCACAATTTCAACATGTATTTATCATCGTACGTGCTATCAATCCATGTACTGATAACACACAGTACAGTGTCGCAGTATCACGTAGCAAAGAAGTGTCTATTTTTGGGCCACCAGTACCGCCAGGTGCAACATTCAATAAAGGCAAATCATTTGCTGACTTTATTTTAGCTAAAGTAATAAACGCTGAAAATGCCGCCCATCgttcagaaaaattttcgacAATGGCGACGAGAACCCGTCaggaatatttaaaagatctaGCTGTCAACTATTCAACCACCACAATAATTGACACtggacaaaaattttccatgCTGTCATTCagtagcaaaaaaaaagttccagtCCGTCCGCGGTTGGCCTGTGATGCCTCACAACGCGGCGCGATCTGTTGGCAAGTTATTTTAGAGGAGAGTAATCAAAATACCGACTGTTATTTGGGTATATCAGTAGATACTATTGTACTAATTGAAGAACACTCAAGGCAAACTGTTTTTGTGTCTCCCTGCATAAATGTCTTGGGCTGGCATGCCCAAACTAATAGCTTACGTTTGTATTATCATCAAGGTGAGTGCATCAGTATTCATGTACGACCTGATTATTCAGAGAGAGATGAAATTATGGAGATAGTAGCGCGTCTGCGTGCAGTAACACAGGGGTCACCGGCATCGGAGTTATCACTGAAGCGCAATTCCTTAGGGCAATTGGGTTTTCACGTCCAACCAGACGGTGTTGTTACCCAGGTTGAGCCAATGGGCTTATCATGGCAAGCGGGTCTAAGACAGGGTTCGCGTCTCGTTGAAATTTGCAAGGTTGCTGTGTCGACCCTGAGTCACGACCAAATGGTTGATTTGCTTAAAACTAGTGCCCAAGTAACGGTAACTGTTATACCCCCAACAAATGATGGACAGCCACGTCGTGGTTGCTCGCTACAATCTTGTCAgtatttatcaacaaattatGAGAGTGACTATGAGAATGTTAATTCTGAAAATGTGCCGAGTCAACAGATGGCTCAGCAAGTTCATCAGACGAAAAATTATGAGCGGTCTACAAGTCCACCGAGATCAAGCAACAGCTCTGGTTACGGTACTGGTTCTAGCTCCCGGTCATTCAATGATCCGCGATTTATTCAAGAGACTACATCACTATCAGTTAATAATGTAAATACTAATGCTAGTGGTAGTGCTGGTGCTAGTGGTAGTGGAGGTACTGCTGCGACTGCTAGTACTTCTGGTAATACCAGCAGCAGTCATAACACTGATGAACGATGGTACGATTTATTTGAAGCTCCTGAGCAAGATGCAAGTCATCGCATTGACGGGACTCCGCCGCCACCTTTACCCGCCAGACAAAAAGAACGCAATGAATTGCATGGAAAATCAACAACTGATCAATTAAAGCATCATCACGATTACTACTCGAAAGAATCGAATTACGTTTCCCCGCGTGTCATTCAAGAGAGTAATTATCAGCGGCTTGATGAAGCTAATCGTAGTAATACTAATAATAGTAGCagtaacagtaataataataataatagtagtagtagtaataataataataataataataataataataataataataataataataatagtcagGAAGATCCAGCTGCTAATTATGCTAGGATACAAAAAGATCATGGCTACTGGTATGGATCGAATCATGGACATCAAAAACAATCTCCTTCAAGTTCATTACCGTTAAACCATCAAAACTCTGGTTACAGTTCAAAACCCGTAGCTCCGAGCAATGGGATTCGTTACAATGAACAAGTTAATGGTAATGAGCTTGGTACTGTTTATGACAACGAACCGAGTCGTGTTTTACGGAAGCCAAAGAACGATTTTGAAACGAGAGCAAGCGAATGGGATCGCGGAGGCAGCGGTGTTGCAACTGCTGGTATTATTAAGAATGAAAATTACCAAGAATCAAGACCTGTTGATAATTTAAGTAATGAATCTAACAGTAAATATCGAGATCGTCAAGTCAGTTCCTATGATTTTGTTCCTCATGattatgatagaaaaaaaaataatcataatgacaatattataaataacacATCAGATGTCAGTCGTATTAAAACATTAGGattaaattacgatgttaattTATCGCAACGTGATGACAGTATTAATAACtcatcaacatcaacatcaacaaTACGCGAACCAAcacatgaatttataattgGCGAAAAAGTAACGtgtattaaaagtaatttaccTGAACGTGTACTATCACGTAAATTAGCACATGAGTATATGAGGAAAGATTACACGTCGTCGAGTTTACCACCCGAGGTGAGAATATTTGATGGCAATAATtcaacatcatcatcatcaacaacaacaacaataataacagcATCAGACATACCAACAATGCCAAGTGAAGATGAATTACCATTGAATGCATGTGAAAATTCTTCACCTGCATTACGTAGAACTGGGAAACATCGTCCAGGAAGTGGTACCAGTAGTGGTGCCAGTAGTGCTACTTCTGTTGCTGGTGTATCGAATTCCAGTCCACGAAATCAATCACCCCGTCCTAAATCGATTGTTAGAAATCAGATTAGAAATTCAGCGAATTTAACCTCCAGTACTCTACAAGAAGATcttatgaaattaataaatcctGATTTCATCGCTGATGATAATACTGGCAGTGCCTCgagtaataatagtaatattattataagtgATGATAATTACATCGTTAACGGTAATAACAGtgagaataaaataagtaatttggtagataaaaataatgacattattaaaattgttagtagtaataataatgttattataaataataataataatgaagttgaaatacaaaataaatgtagATCTAGAGAAAATTTATGCGGCAGTAGTACGACAACATTGAGTGTATTAACGTCATCAACAAGACAAGATAATAATTGCAATACAAATGTAAATGCTGGTTCAGAAGTTATTTTGACTAAAGCAAGACCTGCTACGGTTATTTCAAATACGAGCACCAACACAAGTCCAGCGCTTAGTGAAAGCAAAATGACCAAGGAAGAAAGACTGTCACCGCGAGTTACTAAAACACATGTGCCTTTAAAATCAACAAATAATTCAACGTCTGCTGGGAgagattgtaaaaataatgcaGGTGACGGTGATGACAATGACCTGTGGGctgctaataataattacgatGTCAGTAAACGATTtgcaaaacaaaataatctaGATCGgagtgaagaaaaaatttatgaatcaaCTGGCAATATAACAAACACGGGTTCCAATAATTCGGTGATTGATTTACAGGGTCACCTGTCAAATTTAGAACTGAGAGTCGCGCGGGAAACGAGAAGACGTTTGTCACTTGAAGACGAAGTCAGAAGATTGAGGGATGAAAATCGTAGATTACAAGACGAAAACCATGCGGCTGCACAACAATTGAGGCGATTTACCGAGTGGTTTTTTCAAACTATTGATCAtcagtaa
- the LOC130668512 gene encoding signal-induced proliferation-associated 1-like protein 1 isoform X2, whose product MKPFCSDYMRKIYQETETSAILARKRESGLPLAFPCLSRQRHSTLFHNNDEMIAQLAVMGGGSGGNGGGSRVSRGGLTLHRSNSSLELPHSPERSGRVTDAQPLRREYGSHGSIDVVAGQCNPASGNTTGENIFAMLQDFRSGRSSADRLYPHPHHHHHHHHQHAAGLDSSILNAGGASTDEVCGPTSASSPKVRLKINRLWGGKESPPTGVSTPATVVSSDLEERHRRRAFVHYDTQSLTANLGYAAKLRGILLARRRNTATGASAASTIRAPTPDNDSPEGNEVADDPGDGKSNDLLESCPFFRNEIGGEGEREVALARSPSPTVGAHRPSLSYGVSVLEPMPGETLWKHTCPLRKRLLPIESIDEGARYYRKYFFGKEHQNWFGMDEQLGPVAISIRRDGNHYRIIVRTSELLTLRGSIPEEALGLRTNQGSRIPTREILELVAPEVQLGCLRLGTPAAEETLARLDEQGLSNRYKVGVLYCRAGQRTEEEMYNNQHAGPAFLEFLDTVGQRVKLRGFEGYKAGLDTRTDSTGTHAVAATHRGSQLTFHVVTMLPFTPNNRQQLLRKRHIGNDIVTIVFQEPGALPFSPRRIRSQFQHVFIIVRAINPCTDNTQYSVAVSRSKEVSIFGPPVPPGATFNKGKSFADFILAKVINAENAAHRSEKFSTMATRTRQEYLKDLAVNYSTTTIIDTGQKFSMLSFSSKKKVPVRPRLACDASQRGAICWQVILEESNQNTDCYLGISVDTIVLIEEHSRQTVFVSPCINVLGWHAQTNSLRLYYHQGECISIHVRPDYSERDEIMEIVARLRAVTQGSPASELSLKRNSLGQLGFHVQPDGVVTQVEPMGLSWQAGLRQGSRLVEICKVAVSTLSHDQMVDLLKTSAQVTVTVIPPTNDGQPRRGCSLQSCQYLSTNYESDYENVNSENVPSQQMAQQVHQTKNYERSTSPPRSSNSSGYGTGSSSRSFNDPRFIQETTSLSVNNVNTNASGSAGASGSGGTAATASTSGNTSSSHNTDERWYDLFEAPEQDASHRIDGTPPPPLPARQKERNELHGKSTTDQLKHHHDYYSKESNYVSPRVIQESNYQRLDEANRSNTNNSSSNSNNNNNSSSSNNNNNNNNNNNNNNNNNSQEDPAANYARIQKDHGYWYGSNHGHQKQSPSSSLPLNHQNSGYSSKPVAPSNGIRYNEQVNGNELGTVYDNEPSRVLRKPKNDFETRASEWDRGGSGVATAGIIKNENYQESRPVDNLSNESNSKYRDRQVSSYDFVPHDYDRKKNNHNDNIINNTSDVSRIKTLGLNYDVNLSQRDDSINNSSTSTSTIREPTHEFIIGEKVTCIKSNLPERVLSRKLAHEYMRKDYTSSSLPPEVRIFDGNNSTSSSSTTTTIITASDIPTMPSEDELPLNACENSSPALRRTGKHRPGSGTSSGASSATSVAGVSNSSPRNQSPRPKSIVRNQIRNSANLTSSTLQEDLMKLINPDFIADDNTGSASSNNSNIIISDDNYIVNGNNSENKISNLVDKNNDIIKIVSSNNNVIINNNNNEVEIQNKCRSRENLCGSSTTTLSVLTSSTRQDNNCNTNVNAGSEVILTKARPATVISNTSTNTSPALSESKMTKEERLSPRVTKTHVPLKSTNNSTSAGRDCKNNAGDGDDNDLWAANNNYDVSKRFAKQNNLDRSEEKIYESTGNITNTGSNNSVIDLQGHLSNLELRVARETRRRLSLEDEVRRLRDENRRLQDENHAAAQQLRRFTEWFFQTIDHQ is encoded by the exons ATGAAACCTTTTTGTAGTGATTACATGAG gaAGATTTATCAAGAAACTGAAACTTCAGCTATATTGGCGAGGAAACGAGAGAGCGGGCTACCGCTCGCATTTCCGTGTCTGTCGCGCCAGCGACATTCAACTTTATTTCATAAT AATGACGAGATGATTGCTCAGCTGGCGGTGATGGGCGGCGGAAGTGGCGGGAACGGCGGTGGGAGCCGTGTCAGTCGTGGCGGGCTTACTTTGCACAGATCAAATTCCAGTTTAGAATTGCCCCACAGTCCAGAACGCTCTGGACGTGTGACTGATGCTCAGCCACTTCGACGGGAGTATGGATCCCACG GCAGCATCGACGTGGTTGCCGGACAGTGTAATCCAGCAAGCGGTAATACAACAGGCGAGAACATCTTTGCGATGCTTCAAGACTTTAGAAGTGGACGTTCTTCGGCGGATCGTCTTTACCCGCatcctcatcatcatcaccaccatcatcatcaacaCGCTGCTGGTCTCGACTCAAGTATTTTGAATGCGGGCGGTGCGTCAACTGATGAAGTTTGTGGGCCAACATCTGCATCAAGTCCTAAAGttcgattaaaaataaatcgtcTTTGGGGTGGCAAAGAAAGCCCACCCACTGGTGTTTCAACTCCTGCTACAGTTGTGTCGAGTGATCTTGAAGAACGTCATCGACGTAGAGCATTTGTTCATTACGACACGCAGTCATTGACCGCTAATCTCGGTTACGCGGCTAAATTACGCGGGATACTACTGGCTAGACGTAGAAATACGGCCACTGGAGCGTCTGCTGCTAGTACTATAAGAGCACCCACGCCTGACAATGATTCACCCGAGGGCAATGAGGTGGCTGATGATCCCGGCGACGgtaaaagtaatgatttaCTTGAGTCATGTCCGTTTTTTCGTAATGAAATTGGCGGTGAAGGAGAACGTGAAGTGGCACTGGCAAGATCACCTAGTCCTACTGTCGGTGCTCATCGGCCTTCGTTGTCTTATGGAGTATCTGTACTTGAACCAATGCCCGGTGAAACACTTTGGAAGCACACTTGTCCTCTACGTAAAAGACTCTTGCCGATTGAAAGTATCGACGAAGGCGCACGTTACTacaggaaatattttttcg gcAAAGAGCATCAAAATTGGTTCGGTATGGACGAGCAACTTGGCCCAGTGGCAATAAGTATTCGCAGAGATGGCAATCATTACCGTATAATTGTACGTACATCCGAATTACTCACTCTCCGAGGGTCAATACCCGAAGAAGCCCTAGGATTACGTACAAATCAAGGATCTCGAATACCAACGCGAGAAATATTAGAACTCGTCGCGCCGGAAGTACAACTGGGATGTCTACGATTAGGAACGCCCGCAGCTGAAGAAACTCTTGCTAGACTAGATGAGCAGGGACTCTCAAACCGTTACAAAGTTGGAGTTCTTTATTGTCGCGCTGGTCAACGGACTGAAGAAGAAATGTACAATAATCAGCATGCCGGGCCAgcatttcttgaatttttagaTACAGTCGGTCAACGAGTTAAGTTACGAGGTTTTGAAGGTTACAAAGCTGGTCTTGATACTAGGACAGATTCAACGGGTACTCATGCTGTTGCCGCAACTCACAGAGGATCTCAATTAACATTTCATGTAGTAACAATGCTACCATTTACGCCAAATAATCGACAACAATTACTCAGGAAACGTCATATCGGTAATGATATCGTAACTATTGTATTTCAAGAGCCAGGCGCATTACCATTTAGTCCACGAAGAATAAGATCACAATTTCAACATGTATTTATCATCGTACGTGCTATCAATCCATGTACTGATAACACACAGTACAGTGTCGCAGTATCACGTAGCAAAGAAGTGTCTATTTTTGGGCCACCAGTACCGCCAGGTGCAACATTCAATAAAGGCAAATCATTTGCTGACTTTATTTTAGCTAAAGTAATAAACGCTGAAAATGCCGCCCATCgttcagaaaaattttcgacAATGGCGACGAGAACCCGTCaggaatatttaaaagatctaGCTGTCAACTATTCAACCACCACAATAATTGACACtggacaaaaattttccatgCTGTCATTCagtagcaaaaaaaaagttccagtCCGTCCGCGGTTGGCCTGTGATGCCTCACAACGCGGCGCGATCTGTTGGCAAGTTATTTTAGAGGAGAGTAATCAAAATACCGACTGTTATTTGGGTATATCAGTAGATACTATTGTACTAATTGAAGAACACTCAAGGCAAACTGTTTTTGTGTCTCCCTGCATAAATGTCTTGGGCTGGCATGCCCAAACTAATAGCTTACGTTTGTATTATCATCAAGGTGAGTGCATCAGTATTCATGTACGACCTGATTATTCAGAGAGAGATGAAATTATGGAGATAGTAGCGCGTCTGCGTGCAGTAACACAGGGGTCACCGGCATCGGAGTTATCACTGAAGCGCAATTCCTTAGGGCAATTGGGTTTTCACGTCCAACCAGACGGTGTTGTTACCCAGGTTGAGCCAATGGGCTTATCATGGCAAGCGGGTCTAAGACAGGGTTCGCGTCTCGTTGAAATTTGCAAGGTTGCTGTGTCGACCCTGAGTCACGACCAAATGGTTGATTTGCTTAAAACTAGTGCCCAAGTAACGGTAACTGTTATACCCCCAACAAATGATGGACAGCCACGTCGTGGTTGCTCGCTACAATCTTGTCAgtatttatcaacaaattatGAGAGTGACTATGAGAATGTTAATTCTGAAAATGTGCCGAGTCAACAGATGGCTCAGCAAGTTCATCAGACGAAAAATTATGAGCGGTCTACAAGTCCACCGAGATCAAGCAACAGCTCTGGTTACGGTACTGGTTCTAGCTCCCGGTCATTCAATGATCCGCGATTTATTCAAGAGACTACATCACTATCAGTTAATAATGTAAATACTAATGCTAGTGGTAGTGCTGGTGCTAGTGGTAGTGGAGGTACTGCTGCGACTGCTAGTACTTCTGGTAATACCAGCAGCAGTCATAACACTGATGAACGATGGTACGATTTATTTGAAGCTCCTGAGCAAGATGCAAGTCATCGCATTGACGGGACTCCGCCGCCACCTTTACCCGCCAGACAAAAAGAACGCAATGAATTGCATGGAAAATCAACAACTGATCAATTAAAGCATCATCACGATTACTACTCGAAAGAATCGAATTACGTTTCCCCGCGTGTCATTCAAGAGAGTAATTATCAGCGGCTTGATGAAGCTAATCGTAGTAATACTAATAATAGTAGCagtaacagtaataataataataatagtagtagtagtaataataataataataataataataataataataataataataataataatagtcagGAAGATCCAGCTGCTAATTATGCTAGGATACAAAAAGATCATGGCTACTGGTATGGATCGAATCATGGACATCAAAAACAATCTCCTTCAAGTTCATTACCGTTAAACCATCAAAACTCTGGTTACAGTTCAAAACCCGTAGCTCCGAGCAATGGGATTCGTTACAATGAACAAGTTAATGGTAATGAGCTTGGTACTGTTTATGACAACGAACCGAGTCGTGTTTTACGGAAGCCAAAGAACGATTTTGAAACGAGAGCAAGCGAATGGGATCGCGGAGGCAGCGGTGTTGCAACTGCTGGTATTATTAAGAATGAAAATTACCAAGAATCAAGACCTGTTGATAATTTAAGTAATGAATCTAACAGTAAATATCGAGATCGTCAAGTCAGTTCCTATGATTTTGTTCCTCATGattatgatagaaaaaaaaataatcataatgacaatattataaataacacATCAGATGTCAGTCGTATTAAAACATTAGGattaaattacgatgttaattTATCGCAACGTGATGACAGTATTAATAACtcatcaacatcaacatcaacaaTACGCGAACCAAcacatgaatttataattgGCGAAAAAGTAACGtgtattaaaagtaatttaccTGAACGTGTACTATCACGTAAATTAGCACATGAGTATATGAGGAAAGATTACACGTCGTCGAGTTTACCACCCGAGGTGAGAATATTTGATGGCAATAATtcaacatcatcatcatcaacaacaacaacaataataacagcATCAGACATACCAACAATGCCAAGTGAAGATGAATTACCATTGAATGCATGTGAAAATTCTTCACCTGCATTACGTAGAACTGGGAAACATCGTCCAGGAAGTGGTACCAGTAGTGGTGCCAGTAGTGCTACTTCTGTTGCTGGTGTATCGAATTCCAGTCCACGAAATCAATCACCCCGTCCTAAATCGATTGTTAGAAATCAGATTAGAAATTCAGCGAATTTAACCTCCAGTACTCTACAAGAAGATcttatgaaattaataaatcctGATTTCATCGCTGATGATAATACTGGCAGTGCCTCgagtaataatagtaatattattataagtgATGATAATTACATCGTTAACGGTAATAACAGtgagaataaaataagtaatttggtagataaaaataatgacattattaaaattgttagtagtaataataatgttattataaataataataataatgaagttgaaatacaaaataaatgtagATCTAGAGAAAATTTATGCGGCAGTAGTACGACAACATTGAGTGTATTAACGTCATCAACAAGACAAGATAATAATTGCAATACAAATGTAAATGCTGGTTCAGAAGTTATTTTGACTAAAGCAAGACCTGCTACGGTTATTTCAAATACGAGCACCAACACAAGTCCAGCGCTTAGTGAAAGCAAAATGACCAAGGAAGAAAGACTGTCACCGCGAGTTACTAAAACACATGTGCCTTTAAAATCAACAAATAATTCAACGTCTGCTGGGAgagattgtaaaaataatgcaGGTGACGGTGATGACAATGACCTGTGGGctgctaataataattacgatGTCAGTAAACGATTtgcaaaacaaaataatctaGATCGgagtgaagaaaaaatttatgaatcaaCTGGCAATATAACAAACACGGGTTCCAATAATTCGGTGATTGATTTACAGGGTCACCTGTCAAATTTAGAACTGAGAGTCGCGCGGGAAACGAGAAGACGTTTGTCACTTGAAGACGAAGTCAGAAGATTGAGGGATGAAAATCGTAGATTACAAGACGAAAACCATGCGGCTGCACAACAATTGAGGCGATTTACCGAGTGGTTTTTTCAAACTATTGATCAtcagtaa